One Methanobacteriaceae archaeon genomic region harbors:
- a CDS encoding carboxymuconolactone decarboxylase family protein produces the protein MSERYQKGLKQLKIMNKDSYKILKESLDDTAPDLARFIAEFAYGDIYTREGLDLKTREIATIAALTAMATAPLQLKSHIHGALNVGCSREEIIEIIIQMVAYAGFPAAINGITAAKEVFEELDAKK, from the coding sequence ATGTCTGAACGGTACCAAAAAGGTTTGAAACAGCTAAAAATAATGAATAAAGATTCTTATAAGATTTTAAAAGAGAGTTTGGATGATACTGCTCCAGATTTAGCTAGATTCATAGCTGAATTTGCCTATGGCGACATTTACACGCGTGAAGGATTGGATCTGAAAACCAGGGAAATAGCAACAATAGCTGCACTTACTGCCATGGCCACAGCACCACTTCAATTAAAAAGCCACATCCATGGTGCGTTGAATGTTGGTTGTAGTAGAGAAGAAATAATAGAAATTATAATTCAAATGGTTGCATATGCTGGGTTTCCCGCAGCAATAAATGGAATTACAGCAGCAAAAGAGGTATTTGAAGAACTAGATGCTAAAAAATAG
- a CDS encoding DUF4012 domain-containing protein translates to MDKKSIIIIILFLAIVGLSVSAYQLYVSTSENVTLGEHNVLVLCADSSEGRPGMGAVDMALIIKLNDGNITKITQVYPGGMMHPTAPVPDYLKSIGETKLRLHDSLWDNDTEKGVKLAQEIVEINTGQKTDVVLVVKVEAVDAALRSIGPIYVEGLGDVSGNSLQLIRDEQAGGVSRGNAVQKMMTAILNTTQNDKSKYLTLINVGVNQYSQGNIYVYPKGAFAQFLISEGIQKTL, encoded by the coding sequence ATGGATAAAAAGAGCATTATTATTATAATATTGTTTCTGGCCATTGTTGGACTGTCCGTAAGTGCCTATCAACTTTATGTTTCCACTTCAGAAAATGTAACCCTAGGTGAACATAATGTGCTAGTCTTATGTGCGGATTCCAGTGAAGGCCGGCCAGGAATGGGTGCCGTAGATATGGCATTAATAATTAAATTAAATGATGGGAATATAACCAAAATAACTCAAGTTTACCCTGGAGGAATGATGCACCCTACTGCTCCAGTTCCAGATTATTTAAAAAGTATTGGTGAAACAAAATTACGTTTACACGATTCTTTATGGGATAATGACACAGAAAAAGGTGTTAAACTGGCCCAGGAAATAGTAGAAATTAATACTGGCCAAAAAACAGATGTGGTACTAGTAGTTAAAGTTGAGGCCGTCGATGCCGCTTTAAGATCTATTGGTCCTATATATGTGGAAGGACTTGGTGATGTGAGTGGAAATTCACTTCAGTTAATTAGAGATGAACAGGCAGGCGGTGTTTCTCGTGGAAATGCAGTACAAAAAATGATGACTGCTATATTAAATACCACACAAAATGATAAAAGTAAGTATTTAACCCTGATTAATGTTGGAGTCAATCAATATAGCCAAGGAAATATCTATGTTTATCCTAAAGGCGCATTTGCCCAGTTCTTGATTTCAGAAGGAATTCAAAAAACTCTTTAA
- the mtxX gene encoding methanogenesis marker protein Mmp4/MtxX, producing MKTIVIGVGGNKNIIEAAKKVGAENPEINFIFTSSEKELLSIFLDKKADAYVRGSLSASLVMKHIKNSSDKAEINNEIIEENNFSKKSEADEKLINYGKINRASVIKLDSNYFLLAPVGIDEGQNIEEKMIIVEQACDFLKKIAKEPKIGVLSGGRSQDVGRSSQIDKSIMDGEKLTSIIKHKYSVKHYYILIEDAINDKCNLILAPDGISGNLIFRSLVLLGSAESHGAITLGIDQIFIDTSRSQSVEGYIRAINFAHYLAKLKM from the coding sequence ATGAAAACAATTGTTATTGGTGTTGGTGGGAATAAGAACATTATTGAAGCTGCTAAAAAAGTAGGGGCCGAAAATCCAGAAATTAATTTTATTTTCACCAGTTCTGAAAAAGAATTATTGTCCATATTTTTAGATAAGAAGGCAGATGCTTATGTAAGAGGCTCTTTAAGTGCTTCTTTAGTCATGAAACACATTAAAAATAGTTCGGATAAAGCAGAAATTAACAATGAAATAATTGAAGAGAATAATTTTTCAAAAAAATCTGAAGCAGATGAAAAATTAATTAATTATGGAAAAATTAATCGCGCATCTGTTATAAAATTGGATAGTAATTATTTTCTATTGGCCCCGGTGGGAATTGATGAAGGCCAGAATATTGAAGAAAAAATGATTATTGTGGAGCAGGCCTGCGATTTTCTAAAAAAAATAGCTAAAGAACCAAAAATTGGTGTTTTATCTGGTGGTAGGTCTCAGGATGTGGGAAGAAGTTCACAAATAGATAAATCAATTATGGATGGAGAAAAATTAACTTCAATCATAAAGCATAAATACTCTGTTAAGCATTACTACATATTAATAGAAGATGCAATAAATGATAAATGTAATCTAATTTTAGCTCCAGATGGTATTTCTGGAAATTTAATATTCAGATCCTTGGTTTTACTTGGCTCAGCAGAGAGTCATGGTGCTATTACCTTGGGAATAGATCAGATATTTATAGATACTTCTCGATCACAAAGTGTTGAGGGGTATATTAGAGCAATAAATTTTGCGCATTACTTAGCCAAATTAAAAATGTAG
- the hemL gene encoding glutamate-1-semialdehyde 2,1-aminomutase, whose translation MKSEDLFKESQKYLPGGVDSPVRAFKPYPFFADKGKGSKLWDVDGNVYTDYCLGYGPLIMGHAPENIIDSVYEQIKNGTTFGAPTEKEIELAKLVINKVPCAEMVRFVNSGTEATMSAIRLARGFTGKNKIIKFEGSYHGAHDYVLVKSGSGAACLPDSLGVPEDTTKNTLSIPFNDMNALLALIELEADEIAAIIVEPVMANIGCIEPQKGYLEFLREITEENNIMLIFDEVITGFRLSEGGAQEYFGVTPDLVTMGKIIGGGFPMGALAGKKEIMEFIAPCGSVYQAGTFNGNPVSVTAGLNTLELLDKKFYSGLNEKSQSLRDGIRDILEDNDFNLKLVGLTSMFQIYFTEIEVKNYNDAKTSDVDKFSIYFQELLKKGIFIPPSQFECCFLSQAHSREDIENTLNSMESALKIVF comes from the coding sequence ATGAAATCTGAAGATTTATTTAAAGAATCCCAAAAATACTTGCCGGGGGGCGTAGATTCTCCAGTCAGAGCATTTAAACCATATCCATTTTTTGCAGATAAAGGAAAAGGTTCAAAACTATGGGATGTTGATGGAAATGTTTATACTGATTACTGCCTGGGTTATGGTCCTTTAATAATGGGCCATGCTCCTGAGAATATAATTGACTCAGTTTACGAGCAAATTAAAAATGGAACCACATTCGGCGCTCCTACCGAGAAAGAAATTGAATTGGCCAAATTAGTAATAAATAAAGTTCCCTGTGCAGAAATGGTTAGATTTGTAAATTCTGGAACGGAAGCAACTATGAGTGCCATAAGACTGGCCCGAGGTTTCACCGGGAAAAACAAAATTATTAAATTTGAAGGATCTTATCATGGTGCTCATGATTATGTTCTGGTAAAATCAGGTTCGGGAGCTGCATGTTTACCTGATTCTCTTGGTGTACCAGAGGATACCACAAAAAATACTCTTTCTATTCCCTTCAATGATATGAATGCACTTTTGGCATTAATTGAATTGGAAGCAGATGAAATAGCAGCTATTATAGTAGAACCAGTAATGGCCAATATTGGCTGTATTGAACCTCAGAAAGGATATTTAGAATTTTTACGTGAAATAACTGAAGAAAATAATATAATGCTTATTTTTGATGAAGTTATCACTGGTTTCAGACTTTCAGAAGGAGGAGCTCAGGAATATTTTGGTGTTACTCCAGATTTGGTAACTATGGGGAAAATAATTGGTGGTGGATTTCCTATGGGTGCTTTAGCCGGTAAAAAAGAGATAATGGAGTTCATAGCACCTTGCGGGAGTGTTTATCAAGCAGGAACTTTCAATGGAAATCCTGTTTCAGTAACTGCTGGATTGAACACACTTGAATTACTTGATAAAAAATTCTATTCTGGTTTGAATGAAAAAAGCCAGTCTTTAAGGGACGGAATCAGAGATATTTTAGAAGATAACGATTTTAATTTGAAGTTAGTTGGTTTAACATCCATGTTCCAGATTTATTTCACTGAAATTGAGGTAAAAAACTATAATGATGCTAAGACTTCTGATGTTGATAAGTTTTCTATTTATTTCCAAGAACTTCTTAAAAAGGGAATTTTCATACCACCATCTCAATTCGAGTGCTGTTTCTTATCACAAGCTCATTCTCGTGAAGATATTGAAAATACATTAAATAGTATGGAATCTGCTTTAAAAATAGTATTTTGA
- a CDS encoding TatD family hydrolase: protein MIDTHCHVDFKDFNKDRTEIIKRAQKKLTCIVNSGVTLDGNRRVLELSEEYKKFVFPSLGFHPVNSSKSDQSVVEAVIEELHENIDKAVAIGEVGMDYYHVKDSEGRNRQEKIFNQFCSLAEEYELPLIVHARDSEEKAFKIVKKYNSIPEVILHCYSGSLETANKIIEEGYYTSFSTMICYSQHHQILAREIPLKFILTETDSPYLSPFKGKKNEPAFVEEAVKKIAEIKGNKFSKVDNITEKNAKKVFDI, encoded by the coding sequence ATGATCGATACACATTGCCATGTTGATTTTAAGGACTTTAATAAAGACAGAACAGAAATTATAAAGCGGGCCCAAAAAAAACTTACCTGTATTGTAAACTCTGGTGTAACTTTAGATGGTAATAGGAGAGTATTAGAACTTTCTGAGGAATATAAAAAATTTGTTTTCCCTTCATTAGGATTTCACCCAGTTAATTCTTCTAAATCTGATCAATCTGTGGTGGAAGCAGTTATTGAAGAGCTCCACGAAAATATTGATAAAGCAGTGGCTATTGGTGAAGTGGGAATGGATTATTATCATGTTAAAGATTCTGAAGGTCGAAATAGACAAGAAAAAATATTTAATCAGTTCTGTAGCCTGGCTGAGGAATATGAGCTTCCTTTAATAGTGCATGCCCGAGATTCTGAGGAAAAAGCCTTTAAAATAGTAAAAAAATATAACTCGATTCCTGAAGTGATTCTTCATTGTTATAGTGGTAGTTTAGAAACTGCAAATAAAATAATAGAAGAAGGTTACTATACTTCCTTTTCAACTATGATATGTTATTCACAACATCATCAAATTCTTGCTAGAGAGATACCTCTTAAATTCATCCTAACTGAAACGGATAGTCCTTATTTGTCTCCTTTTAAAGGAAAGAAAAATGAGCCGGCCTTTGTTGAAGAGGCTGTTAAAAAAATTGCAGAGATAAAAGGAAATAAGTTTTCAAAAGTGGATAATATCACAGAAAAAAATGCTAAAAAAGTTTTTGATATTTAA
- a CDS encoding cobalt-precorrin-8 methylmutase produces MFMGASTKQGYEIANKSRDIVRSLIGDKTASLSPEEKSIVERIVHSTADVEYADLTIITDEFVSKSVKSLKEDLDILTDINMVRVGINKYSGDVNCFISHPDVIKMAKESEITRAAAAMQYAADMGFEGIVAVGNAPTALYKLIELIENGEMDVKSVVGVPVGFVGAADSKESLLKTNIDSLITRGPKGGTPVAVAAINSLISISKTGQE; encoded by the coding sequence ATGTTCATGGGTGCATCTACTAAACAGGGCTACGAAATTGCCAATAAAAGCCGGGATATAGTTAGGTCATTAATTGGTGACAAAACCGCCTCACTATCCCCTGAAGAAAAATCTATTGTAGAGAGAATTGTTCATTCCACGGCTGATGTGGAATACGCGGATTTAACAATTATAACGGATGAATTTGTTTCTAAAAGTGTTAAATCGTTAAAAGAAGATTTGGATATTTTAACGGATATCAATATGGTTCGTGTTGGTATAAATAAATATTCTGGTGATGTTAATTGTTTTATAAGTCACCCTGATGTCATTAAAATGGCCAAAGAAAGTGAAATTACCAGAGCGGCAGCAGCAATGCAATATGCTGCAGATATGGGTTTTGAGGGGATTGTGGCCGTTGGAAATGCACCTACTGCTCTTTATAAACTCATCGAACTGATTGAAAATGGAGAAATGGATGTTAAATCTGTTGTTGGAGTTCCTGTTGGTTTTGTTGGTGCTGCTGATTCAAAAGAATCACTTTTAAAAACAAATATTGATAGTTTAATAACCAGAGGCCCTAAAGGAGGCACTCCCGTGGCTGTAGCTGCTATAAATTCCCTTATTAGTATTAGTAAAACTGGCCAGGAATAA
- the uppS gene encoding polyprenyl diphosphate synthase, whose product MSSLKPVYKLYEWYISRNLKEENMPKHVAIIMDGNRRYSKIQGNVPVIDGHKRGVSTLEKVLDWCVDLGIEIVTAYAFSTENFNRSDKEVEGLMKLFQENFEGIASNKKIHKNEVRVKAVGNLELLPENVRQAIKVAEDSTAAYNKRQVNIAIGYDGRLEIIDATKKIARDVKDGKINPEDIDEDLINKNLYTAGLEDPNLIIRTSGEERLSGFLLWQSSYSELYFCDSLWPELRKVDFLRALRSYQQRERRHGI is encoded by the coding sequence ATGTCATCATTAAAACCTGTTTATAAACTTTACGAATGGTATATTTCCCGGAACCTCAAGGAAGAAAATATGCCTAAACACGTGGCCATTATCATGGATGGAAATCGCAGATACTCCAAAATCCAAGGCAATGTTCCTGTTATTGATGGACACAAAAGAGGAGTAAGCACTTTAGAAAAAGTACTGGACTGGTGCGTAGATTTAGGCATTGAAATAGTCACAGCCTATGCATTTTCCACTGAAAACTTTAATAGGTCCGATAAAGAAGTAGAAGGCCTTATGAAACTTTTCCAGGAAAATTTTGAAGGAATTGCCAGCAATAAAAAAATTCATAAAAATGAAGTTAGGGTAAAAGCCGTGGGAAACCTGGAATTGCTTCCTGAAAATGTTCGGCAAGCTATAAAAGTGGCAGAAGATTCTACCGCAGCATATAATAAACGCCAAGTCAATATTGCTATTGGGTATGATGGACGTTTGGAAATTATTGATGCGACTAAAAAAATAGCGCGTGACGTTAAAGACGGAAAAATAAATCCTGAAGATATTGATGAAGATTTAATCAATAAGAATCTTTATACTGCTGGCCTGGAAGACCCTAATTTAATTATAAGGACTAGTGGTGAAGAAAGATTAAGTGGTTTCTTGTTATGGCAGTCCTCTTATTCTGAACTTTATTTCTGTGATAGTTTATGGCCTGAACTTAGAAAAGTGGATTTTTTAAGGGCATTAAGATCTTATCAACAGAGAGAAAGACGCCATGGAATTTAA